The following are from one region of the Rhipicephalus microplus isolate Deutch F79 chromosome 1, USDA_Rmic, whole genome shotgun sequence genome:
- the LOC142804190 gene encoding uncharacterized protein LOC142804190 → MGGFTCCVPGCYNNSTRDKGLGFYVFPKAQKLRETWIQRINRAGRGGRFSKFTPTTGHRVCGAHFEGGKKTYMNRVPTIFPLRPQKVERRRPPIRTQPELPNSPTVAPQHDPEVSGSAITSSSSDSEDTAQQSTLLMDHAYSSQESSYDQLAKKVACQNNIITELAEKAEAAYAHVEELNRQLKRSQQDHAEAKKLCDRLQQKNRCLRLELSCMQKKVKRCKAEATQKIDITYEALVEDEKKLRYYTGFTSRKSFDSFWRSTEKAAATA, encoded by the exons ATGGGAGGATTTACGTGCTGTGTTCCTGGATGCTACAACAACAGCACAAGGGATAAAGGCTTGGGTTTCTACGTCTTTCCTAAAGCGCAAAAGCTTCGGGAGACGTGGATTCAGCGTATCAACAGGGCTGGACGGGGCGGCAG GTTCTCCAAGTTTACGCCTACCACGGGACACCGAGTATGCGGTGCCCACTTCGAAGGAGGAAAAAAGACTTACATGAACAGAGTGCCCACAATCTTCCCGCTGAGACCGCAAAAGGTGGAAAGGAGGCGACCACCCATAAGGACACAG CCGGAACTTCCCAACAGTCCAACTGTGGCACCCCAGCACGACCCAGAAGTCTCAGGCTCTGCCATCACTAGTAGCAGCAGCGACAGTGAAGACACCGCACAGCAAAGCACTCTACTCATGGACCATGCCTACAGCAGCCAAGAGTCAAGCTATGACCAGCTTGCCAAGAAAGTTGCTTGCCAAAATAATATAATAACTGAGCTAGCAGAAAAGGCTGAAGCTGCTTACGCGCATGTTGAAGAGCTCAACCGCCAGCTAAAACGCTCTCAACAGGACCACGCTGAAGCAAAAAAGCTATGTGACCGCCTTCAGCAGAAGAATAGGTGCTTGCGGCTTGAGCTATCCTGTATGCAGAAGAAAGTCAAGAGGTGCAAGGCTGAAGCTACACAAAAGATTGACATCACGTATGAAGCCCTTGTAGAAGATGAAAAGAAGCTGCGGTACTACACTGGCTTTACATCCAGAAAGTCCTTCGACAGTTTTTGGCGCAGTACTGAAAAAGCGGCGGCCACTGCGTAG